Proteins co-encoded in one Alcanivorax sp. genomic window:
- a CDS encoding aminotransferase class V-fold PLP-dependent enzyme, with protein MTDLPRDFDRDGLLEYSVVFTDRSLNHMSRQFQQVMRDISENLKKVYNAATVTVVPGGGSFGMEAVARQFATDQHCLVIRNGFFSFRWSQIFDMGKIPASETVLKARPVDDSPNAPFAPAPIDEVVATIKAEKPAVVFAPHVETASGIILPDAYLKQVAEAVHSVGGLFVLDCIASGTIWVDMKSIGVDVLISAPQKGWSSSPCSALVMMSEAADQRLQETTSTSFAADLRKWRDIMVAYENGGHAYHATMPTDALRGFRDTMLETLREGLTAVKERQWKLGMAVRDLLAEKGFVSVAASGYEAPGVVVSYTSDDAIKSGAAFIKLGMQTAGGVPLMCDEPADFKTFRLGLFGLDKLGDVDAAVGRLRNALEQL; from the coding sequence GTGACAGATTTGCCCCGCGACTTTGACCGAGATGGATTGCTGGAATATTCCGTGGTGTTCACGGATCGGTCGTTGAATCACATGTCTCGGCAATTCCAGCAGGTAATGCGGGATATCTCGGAGAATCTGAAAAAGGTCTACAACGCCGCTACCGTGACGGTGGTCCCTGGCGGAGGCAGTTTCGGCATGGAAGCGGTTGCACGCCAGTTTGCGACCGACCAGCACTGCCTGGTGATCCGCAACGGTTTCTTCAGCTTCCGCTGGAGCCAGATATTCGACATGGGCAAGATTCCTGCCTCGGAGACCGTGCTCAAGGCACGTCCTGTGGATGACAGCCCCAATGCCCCTTTTGCGCCAGCCCCTATTGATGAGGTGGTTGCCACCATCAAGGCAGAAAAACCGGCGGTGGTGTTTGCGCCCCATGTGGAAACCGCATCCGGGATTATCCTGCCGGATGCCTACCTGAAACAGGTAGCTGAGGCGGTTCATAGTGTGGGCGGGCTGTTCGTTCTGGATTGCATTGCGTCCGGGACCATTTGGGTGGATATGAAGTCCATTGGTGTGGATGTGTTGATCAGCGCACCGCAAAAGGGGTGGAGTTCTTCGCCCTGCAGTGCTCTGGTCATGATGAGTGAGGCCGCTGACCAGCGCCTGCAGGAAACCACTTCCACCAGTTTTGCTGCCGACCTGCGCAAATGGCGGGATATCATGGTGGCCTATGAAAACGGCGGCCATGCCTACCATGCCACCATGCCCACCGATGCCCTGCGCGGTTTCCGCGATACCATGCTGGAAACACTGCGCGAAGGGCTCACCGCGGTGAAGGAGCGCCAGTGGAAATTGGGTATGGCGGTGCGTGATCTGCTCGCAGAAAAGGGGTTTGTCAGTGTGGCGGCATCTGGCTATGAGGCGCCGGGTGTGGTGGTCTCCTACACCTCGGATGATGCCATTAAGAGCGGTGCCGCGTTCATCAAGCTGGGCATGCAGACCGCCGGCGGGGTGCCGCTGATGTGCGATGAGCCAGCGGACTTCAAGACCTTCCGCCTTGGGCTGTTTGGCCTGGACAAGCTTGGCGATGTGGATGCCGCGGTGGGGCGCTTGCGTAATGCCCTGGAGCAGCTTTGA
- a CDS encoding enhanced serine sensitivity protein SseB C-terminal domain-containing protein yields MNSLHAALVDAAHEAAKRPAFYHTLMHADVFVIGHTDQPTGEGHRTLEAGDNLSLVNWEKADGTPVIPFFTHLEALQCAVDSETRYLALPARNLFEMTRGATLFLNPKSDYGKEFLPHEIEALLETGMNQRADSRTVEKETRVMLGQPAEYPQQMVSALKQLLGMHPGVIAAYLCLMHYPDSEEAPVLLVGFEGVDLEQAMREAGSVVADTAPDGQPVDFVLVDESTSGLSAYLRGTEPFYSWAEQSRGSAQ; encoded by the coding sequence ATGAATTCACTCCACGCTGCGCTGGTTGATGCCGCCCATGAAGCGGCAAAACGTCCCGCCTTCTACCACACCCTGATGCACGCTGATGTCTTTGTGATTGGTCATACGGATCAGCCGACGGGGGAGGGGCACCGCACCCTCGAGGCGGGCGATAATCTGTCCCTGGTCAACTGGGAAAAGGCAGATGGCACGCCTGTCATTCCCTTCTTCACCCATCTTGAAGCGCTGCAATGTGCTGTCGACAGCGAGACCCGTTACCTGGCGCTGCCGGCCCGTAATTTGTTTGAAATGACCCGTGGCGCCACCTTGTTCCTCAACCCCAAATCTGACTACGGAAAGGAATTCCTGCCCCACGAAATCGAGGCCTTGCTGGAGACGGGAATGAATCAGAGGGCTGACAGCCGAACGGTAGAAAAGGAGACCCGGGTGATGCTGGGTCAGCCCGCCGAGTATCCACAACAGATGGTTTCGGCGTTGAAGCAGCTTTTGGGCATGCACCCGGGCGTGATCGCCGCCTACCTCTGTCTGATGCACTACCCGGACAGTGAGGAAGCACCGGTTCTACTGGTGGGGTTTGAAGGTGTGGATCTTGAACAGGCCATGCGTGAAGCGGGCTCTGTGGTGGCCGATACTGCGCCAGACGGGCAGCCGGTGGACTTCGTGTTGGTGGATGAAAGCACTAGCGGATTGAGTGCATACCTTCGCGGCACAGAGCCGTTCTACAGCTGGGCAGAACAGTCCAGGGGAAGTGCGCAGTAA
- a CDS encoding Crp/Fnr family transcriptional regulator: MIDIAEVLRGCPLFAGFPQAAIAQAVPHARVRSFRRNEAVYEKGEPQVWLCVIASGMVRIHSMNAEGREALLIVLDQGAWVGDAVFAPGVDRVYGATAHTAAEIVELPGDFFRDLMARYPECYPVILDCISRRLWSAMTLIEEDALRGTLARIGRRLLFLCDIQRGDKPRADGPVTIALTREHIANMMGMTRQGVHKTLKQFEAEGLIELGYRCITVPDESALMNFLEHAQD; this comes from the coding sequence ATGATTGATATTGCTGAGGTGTTACGGGGCTGTCCCCTGTTTGCCGGGTTTCCCCAGGCGGCGATTGCCCAAGCCGTGCCCCATGCGCGAGTACGCTCTTTTCGGCGCAATGAGGCTGTCTATGAAAAGGGGGAGCCGCAGGTCTGGCTGTGTGTGATTGCCAGCGGCATGGTACGGATCCACTCCATGAATGCGGAGGGCCGTGAAGCCTTGCTGATTGTGCTGGATCAGGGGGCATGGGTGGGTGATGCCGTGTTTGCGCCCGGTGTGGACCGGGTCTATGGCGCCACGGCTCATACTGCCGCCGAGATTGTGGAATTGCCCGGGGATTTCTTCCGTGACCTGATGGCGCGCTACCCGGAATGCTATCCGGTGATTCTTGACTGCATTAGTCGGCGTTTATGGTCTGCCATGACCCTCATTGAAGAAGATGCCTTGCGTGGCACCCTGGCGCGAATCGGCAGGCGTCTGTTGTTTCTGTGTGATATCCAGCGCGGTGACAAGCCGAGGGCTGATGGGCCTGTCACCATTGCCCTGACTCGGGAGCACATTGCCAACATGATGGGCATGACCCGGCAGGGGGTTCACAAGACCCTCAAACAATTTGAAGCAGAGGGACTCATTGAACTGGGTTACCGCTGCATAACCGTTCCTGATGAAAGTGCGCTGATGAACTTTCTGGAGCACGCCCAGGATTAA
- a CDS encoding class III extradiol ring-cleavage dioxygenase: MNARVLFLSHGGGPLPLLGDPGHARMVTCLESIASMLPRPDAIVVVSAHWEAPVATVTTGATPSLIYDYYGFPESAYRITYPCTGNPPLAQTLLDLLKAGNVPAQGDEERGFDHGLFVPLKILYPQADIPCVQLSLRGDLDAEAHVRMGEALAPLLEQNLLVIGSGFSFHNMRAFFGERTAEAERLNQQFEDWLDETCTGALSAFERRQRLVQWSQAPGARFCHPREEHLLPLHVCCGMTGRAASESFRLDILERHASMYLW, from the coding sequence ATGAACGCCAGGGTACTGTTTCTTTCTCATGGTGGTGGCCCGCTGCCGCTACTGGGCGACCCGGGCCATGCCCGGATGGTGACTTGCCTGGAATCGATTGCCAGTATGCTGCCTCGCCCTGACGCGATTGTGGTAGTCAGTGCCCACTGGGAGGCGCCCGTGGCCACAGTGACCACCGGGGCGACGCCATCCCTGATCTATGATTACTACGGTTTTCCTGAGTCGGCCTACCGCATTACGTACCCCTGCACGGGCAATCCGCCGCTGGCTCAAACGCTTCTTGATTTGCTGAAAGCAGGTAATGTCCCTGCGCAGGGCGATGAAGAACGCGGCTTTGACCACGGCTTGTTTGTGCCGCTGAAGATCCTGTATCCGCAGGCGGATATTCCCTGTGTGCAGTTGTCCCTGCGTGGCGATCTGGATGCCGAGGCTCATGTGCGTATGGGCGAGGCCCTGGCGCCTTTACTCGAACAAAACTTGCTGGTGATCGGTTCCGGTTTCTCATTCCACAACATGCGTGCTTTCTTCGGCGAGCGTACCGCAGAGGCGGAGCGGCTGAACCAGCAGTTCGAGGACTGGCTGGATGAAACCTGTACCGGGGCCTTGTCGGCATTTGAGCGGCGGCAGCGTCTGGTGCAATGGTCTCAGGCACCGGGGGCGCGTTTCTGCCATCCCCGTGAGGAGCACCTGCTACCCCTTCATGTGTGCTGCGGGATGACGGGCAGGGCGGCTAGCGAGTCGTTCCGTCTGGATATCCTTGAGCGGCACGCCAGCATGTACCTGTGGTAG
- a CDS encoding DUF4259 domain-containing protein, whose amino-acid sequence MGAWGTGNFDNDDAADWLCVVAESRGVGVLLSPLAVVINEPVYLEAPECSQALAASEIIAQALARDTRPLPEAIQQWLARKPGLFGKRPRIEVQHGAVAMKAVQRIIADSELKALWQDTEEYPQWNALQQGLLERLAKVAY is encoded by the coding sequence ATGGGTGCCTGGGGAACAGGGAATTTCGACAATGACGATGCTGCAGACTGGTTGTGCGTGGTGGCCGAATCCCGAGGTGTGGGGGTGCTTCTTTCTCCGCTTGCTGTGGTCATCAATGAACCGGTCTACCTGGAGGCACCAGAATGCAGTCAGGCACTTGCCGCCAGTGAGATCATTGCACAGGCGCTGGCAAGGGATACCCGCCCGTTACCTGAAGCAATACAGCAGTGGTTGGCCAGAAAACCGGGCCTGTTCGGCAAGCGCCCGCGTATTGAAGTCCAGCATGGTGCCGTGGCCATGAAGGCCGTACAGCGGATTATTGCGGATTCAGAGCTGAAGGCCCTGTGGCAGGACACGGAGGAATATCCGCAGTGGAACGCGTTGCAGCAGGGCCTGCTTGAGCGACTGGCGAAGGTGGCATATTAG
- a CDS encoding GAF domain-containing protein: MHSARPIRLSIKQGLWLLAAGMAAALALIWILDQHYQRRITEDTALQSMTVDLSRQLQNLRQQMDDFASSRQMQHADSFRQGFKRLEQQHQQLIQGLEQAGFPVADMEAAGQHFQQVKADFEAVVTKQVEIGLDRQMGHAGDLNAAAARVSQVVAPHPELAVSLLSLRQHEKDFLLYRDERFINQFMVALSTLRGKMFMSDLDNRVLAATQQSLRAYTDSFNTMAQLQREIGLNSGTGLTGKLNAAANQAEQRFTALAQQLNQHLQGRLNDARVQSTLSVITIMCLMLTSLGLVIRQLNRHFSHAQGQAQRLREGDLETPIEQIPGNEIGDLLLTLEGMRLGLVEKNEAMAKEHRTQTRLSELSSVLQGVKNTDALCEQVLRYLCNTFKAHIGTLYTYRDGELQCRASYGIADLEHRVHPIMAGEGIAGQCVVDRRQMTLRNLPADYLMISTGSLRTRPGTLLVTPLLWNEKVYGVVEIAASGPLPDEAAGFLQQASETIAIAVNTALVNADLAHTLRESQRQAERLRASEAALHSRQDSQQSMNEEQASHRRQPHYDLDH; this comes from the coding sequence ATGCACAGCGCACGCCCTATTCGCTTGTCCATCAAGCAGGGTTTGTGGCTGCTGGCAGCAGGAATGGCTGCCGCGTTGGCGTTGATCTGGATACTGGATCAGCATTACCAGCGACGCATCACGGAAGACACAGCACTGCAATCCATGACCGTTGACCTGAGCCGTCAGCTCCAGAACCTCCGACAACAGATGGATGACTTTGCCAGCTCACGGCAAATGCAACATGCCGACAGCTTCAGGCAGGGCTTCAAGCGATTGGAGCAACAACATCAGCAGCTGATACAGGGGCTGGAGCAAGCCGGCTTTCCTGTAGCAGACATGGAAGCCGCGGGACAACACTTCCAGCAGGTCAAAGCGGATTTCGAAGCCGTCGTCACCAAGCAGGTAGAAATCGGTCTGGACCGTCAGATGGGCCACGCCGGCGATCTGAACGCAGCCGCCGCCCGGGTCAGTCAGGTGGTCGCGCCACACCCTGAGCTGGCCGTATCACTGCTCAGCCTGCGCCAGCACGAAAAGGATTTTCTGCTCTATCGGGATGAACGTTTCATCAACCAATTCATGGTGGCCCTGTCCACACTGCGCGGCAAGATGTTCATGTCCGATCTGGACAACCGGGTCCTGGCCGCTACCCAGCAATCCCTGCGCGCCTATACAGACAGCTTCAACACCATGGCCCAGCTGCAGCGGGAGATTGGTCTTAACAGCGGCACGGGACTCACTGGAAAACTCAATGCAGCAGCCAACCAGGCAGAACAACGTTTTACTGCTCTGGCACAACAACTGAATCAGCACCTGCAAGGCCGCCTCAACGACGCCCGTGTTCAAAGCACCCTGTCGGTGATCACCATCATGTGTTTGATGCTCACATCGCTGGGCCTGGTTATACGCCAACTCAATCGGCATTTCAGTCACGCACAAGGCCAGGCACAGCGACTGCGTGAAGGCGACCTTGAGACGCCCATAGAACAGATTCCCGGCAACGAGATCGGCGACCTGTTGCTCACCCTCGAAGGAATGCGTCTTGGCCTGGTGGAAAAAAACGAAGCCATGGCAAAGGAACACCGCACCCAGACTCGCCTGTCTGAATTAAGCAGCGTGCTTCAGGGAGTCAAGAATACCGATGCGCTCTGCGAACAGGTGCTCCGGTATCTTTGCAACACGTTCAAGGCCCACATTGGTACCCTCTATACCTACCGTGACGGGGAGCTCCAGTGCCGGGCCAGCTATGGCATTGCCGACCTGGAGCACCGTGTCCACCCCATCATGGCCGGCGAAGGCATCGCGGGACAGTGCGTCGTGGACCGCCGGCAAATGACCCTGCGCAACCTGCCCGCAGACTACCTGATGATCAGCACAGGCAGCCTGCGAACTCGCCCGGGCACCCTGCTGGTCACACCGCTGTTATGGAATGAAAAGGTGTATGGCGTGGTGGAGATTGCCGCGTCGGGGCCTCTTCCGGACGAGGCCGCCGGCTTCCTGCAGCAGGCCAGTGAAACCATTGCTATTGCCGTGAACACGGCCTTGGTGAATGCGGATCTGGCTCATACCCTCAGGGAAAGCCAGCGGCAGGCCGAAAGGCTGCGAGCCTCGGAAGCAGCGTTGCACAGCCGGCAGGATTCCCAGCAATCCATGAACGAGGAACAGGCATCGCACAGACGCCAGCCCCATTACGACCTGGACCACTAG
- a CDS encoding DUF2834 domain-containing protein, whose translation MNRKDILLCWGYAVIAMVALVATWSNNIAFALETGSLSLLAFIEALYVNPAAASIANDILLLCVSAFIFMVHEARRVGVRHVWVYILLSGMIAIAVMFPLFLIARQRAIAAARRLS comes from the coding sequence ATGAACAGGAAAGACATTCTTCTCTGCTGGGGCTATGCCGTTATCGCCATGGTGGCGTTGGTCGCCACCTGGAGCAATAACATTGCCTTCGCCCTGGAGACGGGCAGCCTGTCGCTGCTGGCCTTTATCGAGGCGCTGTATGTGAACCCTGCGGCAGCATCGATCGCCAACGATATCCTCCTGCTCTGCGTTTCCGCGTTTATCTTCATGGTGCACGAAGCTCGCCGGGTAGGGGTACGTCATGTATGGGTGTACATCCTGCTGTCCGGGATGATTGCCATCGCAGTGATGTTTCCGTTATTCCTGATTGCCCGTCAGCGAGCCATCGCAGCCGCACGTCGCCTTTCATAG
- a CDS encoding polysaccharide lyase family 7 protein, whose translation MCSIYKTLVFIFTLNVIGCGGSDTPSAVASPEKTGNYYEDASDSSKGAGGDSAPETGSSQVTQDNTETEVAVEPPKNLKESFVPSFSTSVHQYEDGKVGKKTIYTDELLTFPETDFFYFKDGYLVYDLTREGKSKKRSELRQYPEWSVANENSMKGTLRLGGSPLNEYTWMQLHRKEYYSVKPPLRLTWAKSQSIGGKVYNDYLIAVFYHEESGYKKVPLMPRPEGDMVAELRAYNHQVFITINDNLLHVENVAGWSGYNCYFKAGLYLSGSAAAEGQAKVGMSSLMFDIEG comes from the coding sequence ATGTGTTCTATATATAAAACCCTAGTTTTCATTTTTACCCTTAATGTTATTGGCTGTGGCGGATCGGATACACCTTCGGCGGTAGCCAGCCCGGAAAAAACAGGAAACTACTACGAAGACGCCTCGGACAGCAGTAAGGGGGCCGGGGGCGATAGCGCCCCGGAGACAGGCAGCAGCCAGGTGACCCAGGACAATACGGAAACAGAGGTGGCCGTTGAGCCCCCGAAAAACCTCAAGGAATCGTTTGTTCCTTCATTTTCTACCAGTGTGCATCAGTATGAGGACGGCAAGGTCGGCAAGAAGACCATTTACACCGATGAACTGCTGACCTTCCCGGAAACCGACTTTTTCTATTTCAAGGACGGTTATCTTGTCTATGACCTGACCCGGGAAGGAAAGTCCAAGAAACGTTCCGAGTTGCGTCAGTACCCCGAATGGAGTGTGGCAAATGAGAATTCCATGAAGGGAACGTTGCGGCTGGGGGGTTCGCCGCTCAACGAATACACCTGGATGCAGCTGCATCGCAAGGAGTACTACTCGGTGAAACCCCCGCTGCGATTGACCTGGGCCAAGTCCCAATCCATCGGCGGCAAGGTCTACAACGATTACCTGATCGCGGTTTTCTACCACGAAGAAAGTGGCTACAAGAAAGTACCGCTCATGCCGCGCCCTGAGGGTGACATGGTGGCCGAGCTGCGTGCCTACAATCACCAGGTTTTCATCACCATTAACGACAATCTGCTGCATGTAGAGAACGTAGCGGGGTGGAGTGGTTACAACTGCTACTTCAAGGCAGGGCTCTATCTGTCTGGCAGCGCTGCTGCTGAAGGGCAGGCAAAAGTGGGTATGTCCAGCCTCATGTTTGACATTGAAGGCTGA
- a CDS encoding alpha/beta fold hydrolase, translating to MTAKSRKTAPEGEVVILLHGLARTARAMKKMEKALGDAGYLVVNQGYPSTRHSIPELAAQTLPKALARCPEHGPIHFVTHSMGGILLRQYLSQHPLSRMGRAVMLGPPNQGSEAVDRLREWRPFQWFNGPAGGQMGTGPDSLPVQLGPVNFPLGVIAGNRTINLLLSTLLPGPNDGKVTVERTRVAGMQDHCVLPVTHPFMMQDKRVIEQVKVFLATGAFA from the coding sequence TTGACAGCGAAAAGCCGTAAAACCGCTCCTGAAGGGGAGGTTGTCATCTTGCTTCATGGCCTGGCCCGTACTGCCCGTGCCATGAAAAAGATGGAAAAGGCCCTGGGGGATGCGGGGTATCTGGTCGTCAATCAGGGGTATCCGTCCACCCGCCATTCGATTCCCGAGCTGGCAGCGCAGACCCTGCCCAAAGCCCTGGCCCGTTGCCCGGAACATGGACCAATCCATTTCGTCACCCATTCCATGGGCGGCATTCTGCTGCGCCAGTACCTCAGTCAGCATCCGCTGTCGCGCATGGGCCGGGCGGTCATGCTCGGGCCGCCCAATCAAGGCAGTGAAGCGGTGGACCGTCTGCGCGAGTGGCGCCCCTTTCAATGGTTTAACGGGCCTGCCGGCGGCCAGATGGGAACCGGTCCGGACAGCCTGCCCGTCCAGCTTGGACCGGTGAATTTTCCCCTCGGCGTGATTGCGGGTAACCGGACGATCAACCTGCTGCTCTCCACCTTGCTGCCGGGGCCCAACGACGGCAAGGTCACCGTGGAGAGAACCCGGGTGGCTGGCATGCAAGACCACTGTGTGCTCCCCGTGACGCACCCGTTCATGATGCAGGACAAGCGGGTGATCGAGCAGGTGAAGGTGTTTCTGGCCACCGGCGCGTTTGCCTGA
- a CDS encoding class II aldolase/adducin family protein, producing the protein MNSKVQLDPSSIPSRQHRVSAEEWQLRVDLAAAYRLVALYGWDELIFTHLSARLPGEEHHFLINPFGMMFDEITASSLVRVDQDGNKIDPDDFDINPAGFTIHSAVHAVREDALCVMHTHTTEGVAVSAQQDGLLALSQQSLFPLSNLSYHDYEGVALREDEKARLQADLGDTSFMILRNHGLLTVGSTVADTFLNMFILQRACEIQVASLAGNRALTPIPEGIVDTIKQQAEQVTKGMGGQLAWPGLLRKLDRVNPGYAD; encoded by the coding sequence ATGAACAGCAAGGTGCAACTGGATCCAAGCAGCATTCCCTCACGTCAGCATCGGGTCAGCGCAGAAGAATGGCAACTGCGCGTCGATCTGGCAGCGGCTTATCGACTGGTGGCCCTGTACGGCTGGGACGAGCTCATCTTTACTCACCTGTCGGCCCGGCTGCCCGGTGAAGAGCATCATTTCCTGATCAACCCCTTTGGCATGATGTTCGATGAGATCACCGCATCCAGCCTGGTGAGGGTGGATCAGGACGGCAACAAGATTGACCCTGATGACTTTGATATCAATCCGGCGGGTTTCACCATTCACAGTGCCGTTCATGCGGTTCGGGAAGATGCACTCTGCGTCATGCATACCCACACCACTGAAGGAGTGGCAGTCTCGGCCCAGCAGGACGGTCTGCTGGCACTGTCACAGCAAAGCCTGTTCCCACTTTCCAACCTCTCCTACCACGATTATGAAGGCGTGGCCCTGCGTGAGGACGAGAAGGCTCGCCTGCAGGCGGATCTGGGCGATACCAGTTTCATGATCCTTCGCAACCATGGCCTGCTGACCGTGGGCAGCACCGTGGCAGACACCTTCCTGAACATGTTCATTCTGCAGCGCGCCTGCGAAATCCAGGTAGCCTCCCTGGCGGGTAACCGTGCCCTGACACCGATTCCGGAGGGCATTGTGGACACCATCAAGCAACAGGCAGAGCAGGTCACCAAGGGCATGGGGGGGCAACTGGCCTGGCCGGGACTGCTGCGCAAGCTGGATCGGGTAAATCCTGGTTACGCTGACTGA
- a CDS encoding HD domain-containing protein yields MNDMSQPRAEFQHMKDGTAEDWKIIADSFGEFRHGLADRIMDHLRLLQGDFGGFQIDRFQHCLQTATLAHRDGKDDEYVVCALLHDIGDTLGTYNHADVAAVLLEPFVSEANHWMVKHHAIFQGYYFFHYLGMDRNLRDNYKDHPHFAQTVEFVSKYDAPAFQREAEILPLEYFEPMLRKVFAEPRKSLYKAAMEEQG; encoded by the coding sequence ATGAATGATATGAGCCAACCCCGTGCTGAGTTTCAGCACATGAAAGATGGCACCGCCGAAGACTGGAAAATCATTGCCGACAGTTTCGGCGAGTTCCGCCATGGCCTGGCCGACCGCATCATGGATCACCTGCGCCTGCTACAGGGCGACTTTGGCGGCTTCCAGATCGACCGTTTCCAGCACTGCCTGCAGACAGCCACCCTCGCCCACCGTGATGGCAAGGACGATGAATATGTGGTCTGCGCCCTGCTCCATGATATCGGCGATACCCTGGGCACCTACAACCACGCTGACGTGGCCGCCGTGTTGCTGGAGCCCTTCGTGAGCGAAGCCAACCACTGGATGGTCAAGCACCACGCCATATTCCAGGGGTATTATTTCTTCCACTACCTGGGCATGGACCGCAACCTGCGGGACAACTACAAGGATCATCCGCACTTTGCGCAGACCGTAGAGTTTGTCAGCAAATACGATGCCCCGGCGTTTCAACGAGAAGCCGAGATCCTGCCGCTGGAGTATTTCGAGCCCATGCTGCGCAAAGTCTTCGCCGAACCGCGCAAGTCGCTGTACAAGGCGGCCATGGAGGAGCAGGGATAG
- a CDS encoding oxygenase MpaB family protein, translating to MSKSLDALWEKVRAQKTHIPSLYGDIDFDATPERFTDDINVRSTLPSKFAGKYRPGILEDKEKVERARAYTLLGDTVADAYAALMPQYGFRGLIGMLKQACDEGLDAVEEAPQELVDFITAMETTPDWVDMDLVREGARLSRNQMANLAPWVIRGAFVATFMNKYSGLPMAITGTLGNESVNQRINETSSFFTTATLPGALERFGPGFKAAAMVRLMHSMVRFNILKRSTPDKGGPWDPAVYGIPIPQVDQMPAGTMPAYLTAFKAMRKGRTKFTANERAIVELSRYQCFLLGLPEDLLPADAQDIIDTMLTYSGTLREGYDNDTCGGLTRATMSVYRPKDKTLLSKVHNMVERSYSKVFFTEAFLGRKDKSKAKEMGVEPHLLDYALFTIGNFFVLPRLTAFRVLQDIPIANKIADRILVKRIKNLLVEYGHAEYTTDASEYAAPGQKSAA from the coding sequence ATGTCCAAATCACTGGATGCACTGTGGGAAAAGGTGCGTGCTCAGAAGACCCATATTCCGTCCCTGTATGGCGACATCGATTTCGATGCCACCCCGGAACGCTTTACTGATGACATTAATGTCCGCAGTACGCTGCCAAGCAAGTTTGCCGGTAAATATCGCCCGGGCATCCTTGAAGACAAGGAAAAGGTAGAGCGTGCCCGCGCCTACACGTTGCTCGGGGATACTGTGGCCGACGCCTATGCCGCCCTGATGCCACAATACGGTTTCCGCGGTCTGATCGGGATGCTCAAGCAGGCCTGCGACGAAGGTCTGGATGCGGTGGAAGAGGCTCCGCAGGAACTGGTTGATTTCATCACGGCCATGGAAACCACTCCGGACTGGGTAGATATGGATCTGGTGCGTGAGGGTGCACGCCTTAGCCGCAACCAGATGGCAAACCTGGCCCCCTGGGTGATCCGCGGCGCTTTTGTCGCCACCTTCATGAACAAGTACTCCGGCTTGCCCATGGCCATCACAGGCACCTTGGGCAACGAGTCCGTGAACCAGCGGATTAACGAGACTTCGAGCTTCTTCACCACCGCTACGCTGCCCGGTGCACTGGAACGTTTCGGGCCTGGCTTCAAGGCGGCGGCCATGGTCAGGCTGATGCATTCCATGGTGCGCTTCAATATTCTCAAGCGCTCCACCCCGGACAAGGGGGGCCCCTGGGACCCCGCAGTCTATGGCATTCCGATTCCTCAAGTGGACCAGATGCCCGCCGGCACCATGCCGGCCTATCTCACCGCCTTCAAGGCCATGCGCAAGGGGCGTACCAAATTCACGGCTAACGAAAGGGCCATTGTCGAGCTGTCCCGCTACCAATGCTTCCTGCTCGGGCTACCCGAAGACCTGCTCCCTGCCGATGCCCAGGACATTATCGACACTATGCTGACCTACTCCGGCACCCTGCGCGAAGGCTATGACAACGACACCTGTGGTGGTCTCACCCGTGCCACCATGTCGGTTTACCGTCCCAAGGACAAAACCCTGCTCAGCAAGGTGCACAACATGGTGGAGCGCAGCTACTCCAAAGTGTTCTTTACTGAGGCGTTTCTGGGCCGCAAGGACAAGTCCAAGGCGAAGGAAATGGGCGTGGAGCCGCACCTGCTCGACTATGCCCTCTTCACCATCGGCAACTTCTTCGTGTTGCCGCGACTCACCGCGTTCCGGGTCTTGCAGGACATCCCCATCGCCAACAAGATTGCCGACCGGATTTTGGTCAAACGTATCAAGAACCTGCTGGTGGAATACGGCCACGCCGAATACACCACCGATGCCAGCGAGTACGCCGCCCCCGGCCAAAAAAGCGCGGCCTGA